One Perca flavescens isolate YP-PL-M2 chromosome 9, PFLA_1.0, whole genome shotgun sequence genomic window carries:
- the dazap1 gene encoding DAZ-associated protein 1 isoform X9: MKDKTTNQSRGFGFVKFKDPNCVRTVLETKPHNLDGRNIDPKPCTPRGMQPEKSRTKEGWKGSKADSNKSKKIFVGGIPHNCGEPELRDYFNRFGVVTEVVMIYDAEKQRPRGFGFITFEAEQSVDQAVNMHFHDIMGKKVEVKKAEPRDSKAPGQLGPGQWATRGILSAANGWTAQPAQGWQQPYGAQGVWVSTTGQPIDLFCVGAGGYGPQLTASRGTPTQPASPFNAFLVTTPAGGFAAPQGYPQQAYSTAPQFGYSFGTPQADQYAPQVPPPPNTPGTAPLGFAPTTTPTQDLSKAPTGQPDFPYSQYGLGNYLQDPSAYGPTRPSHSYGQDEQGGYSAGYGQDLTAFSHSFADPSQQTASYGPPTAQPTAAPQSAATAFGRGQNHNVQGFHPYRR; the protein is encoded by the exons ATGAAGGACAAAACTACAAATCAGTCGCGAGGCTTCGGCTTTGTCAAATTCAAAGACCCCAATTGTGTACGGACAGTGCTGGAGACAAAACCGCATAATCTTGATGGAAGAAAT aTTGACCCGAAACCATGCACTCCCAGAGGAATGCAACCTGAAAAGTCTCGAACCAAGGAGGGCTGG AAGGGCAGCAAAGCCGATAGCAATAAATCAAAGAAGATATTTGTAGGTGGAATCCCCCATAACTGCGGCGAGCCTGAACTCAGGGACTATTTCAATAGATTCGGAGTG GTCACAGAGGTGGTAATGATCTATGATGCGGAGAAGCAGAGGCCCCGAG GTTTTGGATTTATTACTTTCGAGGCCGAACAATCAGTGGACCAGGCTGTCAACATGCATTTTCACGACATCATGGGCAAAAAA GTGGAAGTGAAGAAGGCTGAACCTCGTGACAGCAAAGCTCCTGGCCAGCTTGGCCCTGGCCAGTGGGCAACAAGGGGCATCTTGAGTGCAGCTAATGGTTGGACAGCACAGCCTGCCCAGGGCTGGCAACAGCCTTATGGGGCACAGG GAGTGTGGGTGTCGACTACTGGCCAGCCCATAG ATCTGTTCTGTGTTGGAGCAGGCGGGTATGGACCTCAGTTGACAGCAAGCCGCGGAACCCCCACACAGCCTgcttcacctttcaacgcattCCTGGTCACGACCCCGGCGGGTGGCTTCGCTGCACCTCAGGGCTACCCTCAGCAGGCCTACAGCACAGCACCTCAGTTTG GTTACAGTTTCGGCACACCCCAAGCAGACCAGTATGCTCCACAGGTTCCTCCTCCACCCAACACTCCAGGAACTGCACCTCTGGGCTTTGCCCCCACCACCACACCAACTCAGGACTTGAGCAAAGCTCCCACTGGGCAGCCTGACTTCCCTTATAGCCAGTATG GCTTGGGTAACTACCTTCAGGACCCCTCTGCCTACGGACCAACGCGTCCTTCTCACAGTTATGGTCAGGATGAGCAGGGAGGATATAGTGCAG GGTACGGGCAGGACCTGACAGCCTTCAGCCACAGCTTCGCAGACCCCAGCCAGCAGACGGCTTCGTACGGGCCCCCGACAGCACAGCCCACCGCCGCCCCCCAGTCTGCCGCCACTGCGTTCGGCAGAGGGCAGAACCACAACGTACAGGGCTTCCACCCGTATCGACGCTGA